The Rhododendron vialii isolate Sample 1 chromosome 1a, ASM3025357v1 region acaaaactatttttttttgggttttgttggttCGGAAGCTAAATACCAAAAGAAGTGAAATATTTTGAGGTGTCGCACTGGTGGGTCGGTTGTTGATGGTGTgggtctctgtgtgtgtgtgagagagagagagagagagagagagaggaatgtgCTGGTGGAGAGGAGAGGTGCGGTGCTGGTGCTAGTGGGTCGGAGTAGGACGGTCGGTGGTGGTGTgggagatggggagatgagTGATTTgaatctcttttgttttttaattaacTGTTAGGGCATTTCAAGAATAATAGAGTGTATTTTCGGAAGGAAAATAGATTTATGAGAATAAGGGCGTCACTTTTTGGAATTTTGTTAGGTTGTATTTAGAAAATTTGTGGGTTTCAAAAATTGTAGTGGGTTGTATGAAGGAAATGAGTtgtataaagaaaaagaaaggttgCAAATAGAATTCGCTAATGATTTGTTTAAGTCCATTTTCATGTCCAGATTTCACCAACTTGAGAAAAAGTGAAGTCCCTTGGTTGTAATACAAATTTGGCTCCCTCAAATTATTTGATCATAATCTGAATATTCAATGTGAATATGGAGAGTTTCATGCCGATTTATtagggaaattgattttcacactccttttttagCTATccacacactttttttttgtctttatccacttgaatttactatcttgcTCTTTATTCAATATACTTCTTACACTACTCTTTAATCTAAATAAGAATCATTAAAGAAGCCttatcattattatttttttattatgaatcATTTAACTTAGTCATATTCTTTAGAGGTAGTTAGGAGGTAGGAGTaattaagagtttttttttctttattttgattGGCTGGTTCTTCTTTATGGTTTTAAATTAGTCCATTTCATTTTATATTAATGAGCTTAAACTCAAGCTCAAGCTTGAAAACTcgaaactttacaaaattaagCTCGCTCGAGATTGATTTGCATATTTCACAAGCTAAGCTTATCACGAatacaaaatttcaagtttGAGCCAAGCTTGAATAATTAGTCTCAAAAAGTTCTTTAGCTCAAGCCAAACTTGAACACATGTAACAAGGagtcaagccaagcttgaacaatgtTGTGTTTGGCTTGTCTGGCTCGATTAGCACCTTTAGGGGCTCACTATTAATTGTGCATATCTCATAAAATATGTGGTGGACAAGGGTATTAGGACACCACATTGCAGCAGCCCAAGGCCAATGAATGATAAAATCAATATTTTACACATATTGATATGAAGTTACTTTCATGCATCTCTCCTAATGAATGTGACGttactagattttttttgtaatgaatgTGACAGCATTTCATTGGTGTTTGGAAAATAACGACTCATCCGATGACTAATATTCAgaatttacttttcttttgaaaagaaatagttaatactccctccgttcttttttaaatgtcccgcttcgtaactccaacttattaaaaaaacatcatcattacacctttcacattaacttttacctccacttttcctatttaccctctatggaggcatcatcattacacttttacttactaacttttcaaaatcaaatctacttttaggggcaaaatgaaaaatgtactaaCTTTTATCcgctaactttacaaaatggatacttaataagggacagcccaaaatactggactttaaaaagggaacagagggagtattgACTTTTAACTCAATAAGAAGCCGAAGTTAGAAGTTTATTGGTTTAACTCTCCTTTTATTAATATTCCTCCTGCTGCTCATATTCCCATCTTCTATTCCTTTTCCCTTGAAACCAAACAGAGGAAGTTAAAAGGGTGTCGTGATGGTTTCGCACTTCACGCTCTCTTTTGCCCTCACTCTCGTCTTATTCGGTATCATGTCCGGAATGTCGACGGCGAAGGGGGTGGTGAATGTGCAGGCCACGGAGAAGGAGGTGGCCGAGGCCGTGGCAGAATACGTCGCTAATCTATCGAGTAAATTTGCCCAAGAGAGAGGCATTTTCACAGTTGTTGTGGGTGCAGGTAGTGTAATACACACACTTAGGTAACAAACTACTCCCACTACAATCGCTTATGTTTCTTCTTATTGTTATTTTGTTATGATAACCGGATGTTCGAGTCAGTTTGCGCACATCTCGACTATTTTTCGACGTCCTAAAGTTAATGACTAATTACTATAactaatactactactattaaCATCTTAAGTTTTCCAATAGCAACATGAACTATTAGCgcgaataatttatttattttctgagCGAATCTGGACCGTCCATTACAACAATTAATGGACTGATAGCGATCGGTTGGGTAAAGagttttgcacaaccgttgtgtgtgtagtatttttggtgaaaaatcaACCACCAAGAAGAATATATTGATGAAATATCTAACTGGAATTTTTCACCCTAGTGATAGTCGTGATTGGTTTCACAATTCGACAACTAGAAATATACGGATGGGTAAATTGGTCCCGGTAAGGGCTATTATATATGGGCTCTTCTCAAGTTCACTTTGATAATGACAATTGTTCAGATTTTAGCACTTGCCAAGAAATCTAATtgtatttcaagaaaaaatatcGAAGAAATTTAAATCAATTTCAGACtacttttattttgaattaaTGAATTATATGGATTTGCTAAGCGCGTTATTGTTCCACATGCATTAATTTATCACATGTGTTTCGAAATCGTTTTAATCAAAATCTAACGGACACCATTTCTATGACCGGATCGAGAGAAGATCCCTCTGCTTCTTTTCAGAACTAGATTTTCTCCGGTTCTTAATTTGAATCCAAGGAGACAATTCAAATTTAGGCAAATTTAAACCATTGTTTATCTCGATGTACGGTCATCTCAAAGTATGATTCAGATTTAGACTGTTTCTTCTTGTCTAAATTAAGGGCCAGAGAGGATCCAATCCCTTCTTTTCCAATACTTTTGCATGCGTTACCAAGAACGAATAGTAATGGAAGTCGCAAAATTTCTACTATTTCAGGAAATTGGTTGAAGAGCCTTACAGTAAATCAGTAGATTGGTCGAAATGGCAGGTGTTTTGGGTGGATGAGAGAATGGTTCCACTGACTGATAAAGAAAGCAATTACAAACTTGCCTATGATGGTTTTCTCTCCAAAGTAAGTAAAacagttgtttgatacttttttgtttttgtttttagggagtaatttttgtttttgtttttgtcataaTTATGAAAAGCTGAACGAGTTCAACTTCTTTGctcaaaatttaattaatcgGATATCGGTAACTACATGGTGAAATAAAACTTAAGAATCATGGTGGTGGTTCGTTTCTTTCAGAACAAATATACTATGACAAATGAGTTATCCACGTGTGATGAAGTTAGATTTTCTTCAGGGGTTTAGGCTGTTTTATTGTCCAACTCTTCAACGTGAAGtgaacaattcaaatcaattttttgagcTATCAAAATGACATCCGTAGTGAATTTGGATCTGGATTCTCTCTAGTTCACATCACGATTGTCCATTAGTCTAATAGAAGAGTTTTTGAACAAATCTCAACTATTCATTGCAGCAAGTGGACGGGTCTATACATAGATTGTTTCGTCGAGTCCAAATGTTGGTCGGAGGAGAGGATGCGGATCCAATGAACTCGCAGCACAGCATGAATCCCATCTCttatttttgtgtgtgcaaATTTTGGGTTCTATCTTCTTTGTCTCAAAGACCTCTATGCTTCTGTGCCGGGGGTTATCCGACAGTTggattatgttttcttttttttatgttttaaattcaacGATCGAAAATCCCTCGACACAGAGATACATGAGTTTTTGGCACAGAATATCTTGCCTCACAAATTTTCCGGTGGTTAATGACTTATCTTAAGTTTTGAACAGGTACCCATTCCCCCTACTAACATCCACGCCGTCAATGTCACACTACCGGCGCCCGCCGCAGCAGAAGCCTATCAAACCCTCATCAAAACCCTAGTCGACAACAAAACCATAGACTCCTCCAGTTCCAGTGGGTCCCCGAGATTCGACCTCATGTTACTCAGCATGGGCCCCGACGGCCACGTGGCGTCTCTATTCCCAGGCCACCCTCTCCTCAAGGAAAAGCAGCGGTGGGTCGCCGCCGTCGAGGACGCGCCATTCCTGCCCAGGGAGAGGGTCACCTTCACATTTCCGGTGATCAACTCCGCAGCGAATTTCGCGTTTATGATAACCGCCAGCGATTTGCCGGAGTGGGTTAAGG contains the following coding sequences:
- the LOC131315616 gene encoding probable 6-phosphogluconolactonase 4, chloroplastic, which codes for MVSHFTLSFALTLVLFGIMSGMSTAKGVVNVQATEKEVAEAVAEYVANLSSKFAQERGIFTVVVGAGSVIHTLRKLVEEPYSKSVDWSKWQVFWVDERMVPLTDKESNYKLAYDGFLSKVPIPPTNIHAVNVTLPAPAAAEAYQTLIKTLVDNKTIDSSSSSGSPRFDLMLLSMGPDGHVASLFPGHPLLKEKQRWVAAVEDAPFLPRERVTFTFPVINSAANFAFMITASDLPEWVKAMLADKVEKAVNGRGCGEGEGLLLPVEMVKPRGEMRWFLDKSTAAKIEG